A segment of the Acidimicrobiia bacterium genome:
ACTTCAGCGGCTCTAATGCTGTATGAGGCCGTCCGCCAGCGTCACCAGGGTGATCGTTGAATCGAACAGGTGTTCGGAGTAGGCTCTCTCCCCTACCGACCCGGGGTTGCCGAGAGCCATGGATCTACTACAGCGAAGCTTCGATGATCTGGGGGCTCCGCTGTCAACTGTTCCGTTCTGCGTCTTCGATGTGGAGACCACCGGCGGTTCTCCTGCCACCGAATCGCTGACCGAAATCGGAGCGGTCAAGTATCTCGGCGGCGAAGTGATCGGGGAATTCCAGACCCTCATCAACCCGGGCCGTGAGATCCCGCCCTTCATCACGATCTTGACCGGTATTACCCACGCCATGGTTGTCGAGGCACCTCGCATCGAAACCGTGTTGCCGTCGTTCCTCGAATTTATCGGCGAATCGGTCCTCGTCGGGCACAACGTCCGATTCGACCTCGGCTTCCTCAACGCCGCCGCCCTCCAGTGCGGCTACAGCCGGGTCTCCAACCGGTCCGTCGATACGCTGGCGCTGGCCAGACGGCTGGTTCGTAACGAGATCCGGAATCTAAAACTCGAGTCGCTGGCCGCCCACTTCCGATCGCCGGTGAAGCCGAACCACCGGGCACTCGAAGATGCGAGAGCCACCGGGCACGTTCTCCATGCGCTGCTCGAGCGCGCCGGAACCCTCGGTGTTACTGCCCTCGAAGATCTGCTGGAACTGCCCACCGCCCGGGGGTCGACGAATTACTCGAAGATGTCGCTGGCTGACGAATTGCCGCGGCGGCCGGGTGTCTACCTGTTCAAAGACCGGCAAGACAATGTGATCTACGTCGGAAAAGCGAAAAACCTCCGGACCAGGGTCCGGTCCTATTTCTATGGTGACACACGGCGTTCAATCACCAATCTGCTCAACGAACTCCACTCGATCGAGGGCCGGGTGTGTGAGACCGAACTCGAAGCATCCATCACCGAGTTGCGCCTTATCCATACCTTTCGTCCCCGCCACAATCGGCGCTCCAAGCCGCCCAAGTCGGGCCACTGGGTCAAGCTCACGAAAGAAGAGTTCCCGCGGCTTTCGCTGGTCCGGACACTCCGCGATGATGGACTGGCCTACCTCGGTCCGTTCCGAAGCAGGGCCTCGGCCGAACAGGTCATGACAGCCATCTGGGATGCTCTGCCGATCAGACGCTGCCTGACAAAGCCAGGGAGCCGCAATGCCGTTTGTGCGTTCGCTCAGCTCGGGGTGGCCCGGTGTCCGTGCGACGGGAGCCTGACGACCAACGAATACACGCACATAGTCAGCCAGCTCGTCAAC
Coding sequences within it:
- a CDS encoding DEDD exonuclease domain-containing protein → MDLLQRSFDDLGAPLSTVPFCVFDVETTGGSPATESLTEIGAVKYLGGEVIGEFQTLINPGREIPPFITILTGITHAMVVEAPRIETVLPSFLEFIGESVLVGHNVRFDLGFLNAAALQCGYSRVSNRSVDTLALARRLVRNEIRNLKLESLAAHFRSPVKPNHRALEDARATGHVLHALLERAGTLGVTALEDLLELPTARGSTNYSKMSLADELPRRPGVYLFKDRQDNVIYVGKAKNLRTRVRSYFYGDTRRSITNLLNELHSIEGRVCETELEASITELRLIHTFRPRHNRRSKPPKSGHWVKLTKEEFPRLSLVRTLRDDGLAYLGPFRSRASAEQVMTAIWDALPIRRCLTKPGSRNAVCAFAQLGVARCPCDGSLTTNEYTHIVSQLVNGLDRDPGVLLSPIRHKMIDLAAAQRYEEAGWMRDRYRALAKALERRAAWQSMLSAGTIRAEQNADGAFIEDGRFVIAWMVPNQPLLPVDTPQPDRTVADSVPPSVLAAEEAHLIWTWLADSGTSIIETSEPLRRPSAMPDLAA